The following DNA comes from Microbacterium foliorum.
GCGGGTTGCCGTTGTTGAGCGCGATCGTGACCTGCTGGTTCTCGAGCAGGAAGTTCTTCGCGTCGCCGACCGTCGCAGCGGGGACCGTGATCTGGTCGTAGTCGGTCTGGTCCATGAACACGTATCCGTCACCGTCCGTGTAGAGGTACGTGTAGTCACGGCGATCGACGTTCTCGATCTCGATCTTCGCGCCGGCGTTGAAGGTCTTGTCGACGACCTTGCCGCTCATGACGTTCTTGAGCTTGGTGCGGACGAACGCGCCGCCCTTGCCGGGCTTGACGTGCTGGAACTCGACGACGCTCCAGAGCTGCCGCTCGATGCTGAGGACGACGCCGTTCTTGATGTCTGCGGTAGATGCCATGAGCTGGACTTTCCGTTTCTAGAGTCTGGGGGCCGCTCGCGTCCGAGGTGGACTGGGGTGGGCCGAGAGTCGATTCTACGCGATGAGCGCTGCGAGCTGCCGCACAGCGCTCGCGTAGCCGTCGACGCCCTCGCCGATCACACGCACCGCCGCGACGTC
Coding sequences within:
- the efp gene encoding elongation factor P — encoded protein: MASTADIKNGVVLSIERQLWSVVEFQHVKPGKGGAFVRTKLKNVMSGKVVDKTFNAGAKIEIENVDRRDYTYLYTDGDGYVFMDQTDYDQITVPAATVGDAKNFLLENQQVTIALNNGNPLYIDLPASVILEITYSEPGVQGDRSSAGTKPATLETGYEIQVPLFVETGTKVKVDTRTGDYLGREK